Below is a window of Heteronotia binoei isolate CCM8104 ecotype False Entrance Well chromosome 14, APGP_CSIRO_Hbin_v1, whole genome shotgun sequence DNA.
aggctACACCATGCAGCTCAGGGTTTGGCTTCTTTATTATACTAAATACCAGGCTACACCCATCCtgccctgagctggatggcccagactagcctgatcacatctgttctcggaagctaagcagggtcggccctgattagtacttgggtgggagaccacctaggaagtccAGGTTTGTTACATGGAaacgggcaatggcaaaccgcttctGAACCCCTCTTGAATGAAAACCCTACAAGATCGCCGTtaagacagctgtgacttgacagcattttccaccaccacatcCATCCTGTTTATCCATTCTTGGAATAATATCACATTTGGATTGTATTCTGTTGCTTCCCAATTTATgatttttactattctgtcattttttttttagtttgattTAATAGTATTATTTTTGTCTATTTtaatttgtaaactgccttggggGTATTTTTAAGAGAAAAGAAGGGGGAAGGAGTAAAGAAAAGTAAACCCTATAAGAACACCATTGAGTGTTCCAGTACATTCAGTGGCGGATTCTGACGTGTTTGGGACTTCCCACTGTGGCAGCCAATAACACTGTGATCCCCCTGCATTCAACCTGGTTGTGGTTTCTTCTCTGAGAACTGAGGATGGAGGCAGACTCAGCACTGCCAAAGAATAATGTGGAACCAGACAGCCCTAGGCCATTCTGCCAGGCCGTTCTGAAGGCAGGCTTGCGCTGTCAGCATTGTAGAGAAAGCCCCTATTGCCTTCGTTGAATCAGAAGCTCAGACCCTGGTCTTCGCTACCTGTGGTCCAGGTGACCTTTGGCTCCTGCTGATGGCTGTGTAAGGTCTTTTCTGAGCCATATGGAAAGAAAAAAGCAACCTGAACACAGCTGCCTTGACTGGAGTGGGTTTCTACATAGGGTGCACCTCTGCAAAGCAATTCCAGGAATGCAGCTGCAGAAGGAAGGGtgcttcctttccccccaccccattggaTTATCTTTCAAGACCGCCTGTGTTTCTGAGAAGTGCCATAGTTGGGCCACCAGTGATGTTCTGTTGATGATAGGCCttaaaaagccagtgtggtgtaatggttggagtatcagagtaggatctgggagacccaggttcgagtccttgctctgccatggaagcttgctgggtgatctcagGCCAATCTCAGCCTAGccttcttcacagggtgtttgttgtgaagataaaatagaggagaggagaacgtggtaagctgctctgagttcccATCCGGGAGAAagccagggtataaatgaagtaaatagtcAGTTAATTACACATGTTGGCTGAGAATCCTGTCCAGTGGATTTTGACTTCATCTTTCACCTCTCGTGTCTTGCAGATGGCCTTGCAGAGCTACCGGAGCGTTTGGCAGAAGGCGAAGCTGGCCAGTCAACAGCTGCAGGCTCTCCTCCCAGAACAAGTGGCCCACTGACACTAAGATGGGCAGCCCACTGACACTAAGATGGTAGCCTGGCATTAGAAGAGAGGAAAAGCCACCCACCGTGGCACTGCTTGCATTTCACTGGCCTTCGTTTTGCCCTCTTCCTGACACAGCACTTGTACCCAAGCCTCACGGGATTCCTGCCACTGTGATTCTTTCCTTTTCTGTACTCGTGTGAGGAGTTATTTTTACAGTTAATACTTGGCTATGTTTACACTGGTTTTTCTACTTTGGAGTCATATCACACAAAGTGGATCAAAGGATGTAAAGTTTAATAGTTCAAAAGAACTTTCCAGCTAAAGAGACAGATCAGCACCACACAGCATTAGCATTGGCAGTGCAGATGGGAGATTTTCTTAGTGCGGAATCTCCTGTTCAGCCCTAAGCCACCCACCTAAGCAGTTATTGAGCATCCCAGAAGATGAAGGAGGAGGCTTACAGCTATGAGTCCCTGCGGCTGACCCTTCTTTGCAGTGGAAATGGGGAGCAGCTCCCCATTGTAATAATCATAGTAGATTGGCTCAGACCTGCCCTGTGACTTAGCTGAACCATTTAAAAATAATTCTGTGCTCCCCTGTTGTAACTCTGCATCAGCACTGAGAGGAAGATCTTCTGAAGCGTCTGAGAAGTTAAGGACTCTGCTGGCTAGAATGGGTTCTGGTGCCCCTCTGGGCTCCTCTGTTAGAGTCCAGATGGCTAAATGTCTGCTGcctagggagggagagatgggcgCTCTTCCTTTTGCCGTGGTGATCACAATCCAGTCGCTGTAATAGGACAGCCTGGTGTAGAGAAACGGCCCATAGCATCTGGCGCCCCCTTCAGTCAGCACTCCTTTCAGCACCCAGTGGCCTGTTTCCTTTGCTTGGCACATGATAGGGTTGCCGGGGTCCCCCTTGAAGAGAGAAAAGGCAAGCAATCAAACACTCCCAGGAGTCTTCCTTGGCAAGCAGATCATTTAACATTCACATGTGGATTAGTGAGATTCCTTGATCCAGAATGGTACCCTtccccgcccacccaccccccattcaTTCATCCAGTTTGGAAATTCAAGTACAAAGTCACCAGGTGCATTTGAGGATACAATCCCAGGATCACCTCTTAAGttaaccagcgttccctctaagctgagatagagtgagctagctcacagtttttttagcctctggctcacacatttttgtcttagctcaggaaaaaaaaggctccagagcaaactaatttatgcagtagttcacaactttaatgccagtagctcacgaagtagaatttttgctcgcaagactctgcagcttagagggagtattgctcttaACCCTCAACAGACCCTTGATTCACATCCCGCAGTATCTTTTACAGAATGCTCATGTCTTCAGCATTCAACAATTGCTAGATGCGAATCAATGGCTAGGCCTGCTCCTGCCTTCATTGACAAAAGAAGGCCACCTTGTTAAAGGATGGACtatttcataagaacacaagagaagccatgttgaatcaggccagtggcccatccagtccagtactctggatcacacagtggccagaactcGAGCTTTCAAGGCAATGGACTGTTCCACAGTCACTTAAATAGAACTAGTTTGCAGAAGTAGAAAAATGTCATCTTTGAATGCATTTTTaacactgttttttaaaagaCTATGGTTAAAATATATCCTGAGGACTAAGGACACTCCACTGGTTGTTCCCTCGGCTTCCTTACCAGGCATCCAGCTGCGTTGTCACCCTCCCTGTGGCTGGAACACTCTGTGCTCATGGTTCGTTGCAGAGGACAAGGGTCAACGTCATCCATGGAGAGCTTCCTTAGAGAGCCCCTTCCTGTCTGGACCAAGAGAGCAATGTGTGAGAGGGAGTGCTTGTTCCAGATTGACAAGTGAACACAGCACACATTTCATGGTGCAACCAAGAGCCAGTTAAAGGCCACTGGTTATgctaaaagctgccctttcagttgCAGGCTCAGAGGGGAGTGGCTCACACCAGTACCtgccagtagaaaagagcaggagtccagtggtaccttaaaaagactaacaacatttgtggtagggatgagctttcatgagtcactgctcacttcttcagatacagaaagACTTTGGTAAAATGCATGGTTTTACGAGACTCCTGGATTTGCTTCTGAGAGAAAGTGTCCCACACCACAAGCTTAAATCAGATAAATGGTCATCTGGTTCTGTGAGAGGGCAAATGGGGCACCTGCTGTTTAGAGGGAGCTTGTAAAGCAGGAATCAGCATTGTGTTGCATTTCGGCCTGTATTGGCTATAAAGGTAAAAAATGGGCATAATGTGAAATAGAACCCTCTAGGCAGGATAAAATGTAATAGAGAATGGTGTAAATAGTTATCCCCTTGAACTCCTAGGCTGTGCCAGCAAAGAGCAAGTTGCTCACCTGAGTGAGGATTCAGCCATCCGGCCACTACACAGTTCATCAGGGCACTTGCAGGGAAATCTTGGTGGAGGAAGCAGATGGGCTGGATGGTCTCGCTGAACTCCAGCGAGTTGGCTGTCTTCAAAAGAACAATGTTGTGGGCGAGAGTGATTTCATCAAAGTCCTTGTGGAAGAAGACGGTGCTGATAGGGAAAGTGATGCTTTTGTCACTCTTCAGATCTGTGACATCTGCCATAGCAAAGATCTGGCTCCTGTGAgagtaacattttttaaaagcatggtTAGCCAAAGGCTTTGCTCCTGGGCCGTCATCCCAGAGTATTGCTTTCAACCAACTCTGCCCTGGATTTCTACTACCCAGAATACCTTTACCGAACGCATATACtgcatgagagagagaaattctgCTTTCCTCACAACAGAAGTGCTGTGATTGGTGATGTGTCACCTGTTGAGCACCTGTATGCAGAATTGTGAGAGGGAGAATTAAATGATGTCCAGCGGAGGATGAAATCAAGCAGTTCTCACAATGTGGTTTTTGCAAGGCAGCGCACACCTTCCCCTTTGCATGCAAAAAAATCCTGCTTGGTAAACTGCTAGTTTGCAGTATAGAATTGGACCTCAGCCACACAGAGGACAAGAATCAAGTTGATGGGGAGTCCCCAGAGCAGAAACACATTGTCCTTGTGCAAATATCTCCTTGTCTGTGTAACCAGTTCCCTTTAAAATCAAGTTAAAATATTGCCTTGGTGTTTAAGGAAAAAACCAGAAAAGATGCTGGAAGATATGTTAACGATTCTCTAAAGTTTATACTGAAATAGCAGTACGTAACCATTATCTTTCCCTGCACTGTTTCTCAATCTTCCCTGGGATATCTACTTGCCTTCCTGGGGAAAATGTATGGATACCCTGCATATTTCCCTCAGAGGAAAATAGAGAAATAGCAGAATGGGGCAGGGGTTGCATTATAAACAAAAAACTAACAGACGAAGAATATTAACCTCTCCATTACCAACAGCACACAATGGCGGCCCTTCATCATGCTAGCCATAGATTGAGCCAATCAACATCTGGGAAGTGCCAAATTACTAGGATGACAGCTTGCTCACATTCACAAAGGACAAGTATACAACTTGGAGCTTCCTCCCAAAGGCTGTACATGGGAAAGGCCTGAGATCTGCTGCAGATCCTTCAGGCCATGAGCACATTTAATGTACATTAGTACATGAGTAACATGAGCATTCCTATTAAGAATCTCTGAGAGAGGAAAAGGGGTTTTgcaaggaagagggggggggggacagaggctGCAGGGACTCCCCACAAGAACAAATGGACAGGAGGCGATCTAATGGAATggggaatgagagagagagagagagacgggccAGACTATGTGCCTAGAACCTGTCAAGCCCTGCATTACTTAGGAGGGGGATATCTGAATGACTGTCTTCTCCCTAGCATTCTGCCTGGGAATTAACATCAGAGGCAGAGGCCCTTCTGACTGTCCCATGAATCAAGAAGCTTCTCTTGTGAGCCCACatgacagggccttttcaatggcAGCCCCACAGTTGTGGAACAGCCTCTTCAGGGAAGTGCACTAGGTCTCCTGGCTTTTGACCTTCAGGAGGCAGCAGAAGACAATTTTAGTTGGGACTGTATTTGGCTAATTTAGTTGTTATTTATTGGCAGTTAACTGAGATTTTTACTGCCTTTTTAAATagctgttttatttatattgtaagccaccttgaatgcTGCAAGATAcaatggcaattaaaaaaaagataataaaTGCAGCTGTCTAATGGCAAACCCTGTTTTCTGCAAGTCTGGAACACAACTATAAATCCGGATGGAAACAGATCAGAAAGCAAGACTTTCACACCACAGAACAACATCCTGACGACCACTGGGACGAATCAGAGGCTGAGCAGGCAACTTCTGCACACtcttcagggcctgcaagatccCTTCCTGTCCTTCTCACCCCAAGCCATGTGTGGCACTTCAGGGCTTCCCACTCTGTAGCTAAGTACTGCAGGGGCTGAGGGGAAAGGCACTCTATAAGTGCTTCAAAGAGAGCTCTGATGCTGCTCCTGCAATCCTCCTCTGCTTTCCCAGGAGCGGCACAAGCTTATCAGTCCCCAGATTTGCTTCCAGGCAGAGGGTTCCCAAGGCGCAGAAAGCTTCTGTGATGTGCATGAGACAGAGCAATAAGCAAATCTAAATGGCTGGTAGGTCACTCTCAGAATACTTTgtaacaagggttgccaacctccagatggggcccagAGTTATCTCAGAATTCAATTTATGTCCAGATTACAGGGATCAGCTTCCCTAGAGAAGATTGAAActttgtattccccccccccatttaaaaacaaactttaATGCTTACAATTACAACCATGACATGTCCGTACAGTTTACATAGACAAGATCAATCTAATGTTGGGGAAACTTTGGAAGGCGGGATCTATGGTCTCATATCCCTAcagtgccctcccctccccagacaccaccccaaaatttcccaaGGTGTTGCTGGCAAACCTATTTGTACTCCTCAGTTGCATTTCACTTTTCCCTGCCCCCCTCAGTCCATCCAGCCATGCCTCCTTGTGGGTTTTCTCACATTTTATTTATCAAAGCATCCCCTGGGCAAGTTGCAGGCTCTCAGCTGAAATAGGTTCTTGTGGTGAAGGACCAGCGGCCTCACTTATTTTGTGTGCCACATTGTGAGAGCAGAATGAGGAGAGGGAGATGGGCAACGTTTCTTTCTGAGCCCAGTTAAAAAATCATCAGGCTCAGCTATAGTCCCAGGTATGTAATTGGGAAGAGAATGAGGACCCAGTGCTCCTGACCTGCCCGACTCTCCCTCCAGCAGACAGAGGGAACAGCAGCTTAAAGGCCTCATTGGGGTGTTCTGTGAGATTGCCCTCCCTTTTGCTTTGTACACCGCAACTGTAGAAAGGCAAGCGCTGGAGGAAACTGGGCAAAATAGTTTTCCAGGGTGTGTGAACCCACAGCATGGAGGCAGGTGCCACAGAAGTTATGTGCTGGAGAGAAAACTGAGACCCCTTCCCAACTGCCACAAGTACCAGGTAAatggaaaggggtgtgtgtggctgtgGCAGTGGGAAGTGACAGCACAGGGGTGAGCTTTTCACAAACCAGGCTTGGGGAAGTTCAGGCTTGGTTTTAGGCAGATGTGGTTGAGGAGAGAAAGGAAATCACACTTATCACTTGTTATAAGTCCTTCATACTTCAATACCTGGCTACTGCTAACAGTTGTGCCTGTGAGAACTGAGTCAGAAATTATGTGTCAACTGGGCCACTTTTATTCAACTATATTAAGGGTGGAAAGGAATTCTGGTCGCATTGCAGATTATTCAGGCCCTCCCCTTTTTGTCTAGCTCCTGTACCTGAGAAAACAGTGTGATTAACTGAGGTGCCTACATCATCGCCCTACATCCCGGCATCTCCATGCTGAAGACCACTTGACCAGTTGTACTGCTGTCTGTCCTGCAAGTTGGAAAATCACAGGAGCCCTGGGAGGAAGACACAGCTTCTGCAGGGAGGAACGTGTGCTTTCCTGCCGGAGGCTGCTGCTTCTGCCAGCCTTGCTGGTGGTATGCGTGGCACTGCAGAACTACCCCACTCTGTGAGGTTCAAGGACTGCCTGTAGAGAAACAATGACGTAGGAGCTGCAAGAGGGATTACCCATGGCTGGGTGCCTGCCAAAAGACACCCCAGCCATGCTCCCCCACCTCTGTTGGGTATGCAGTGACCGAGTAGTGCCCCCTGGTGTCTACATCGGGGGAGTCTCCTGTAGAAGGACAAAAGAGGTAGGCAGCTGCATTGGTTCACAGCACAATCAAAAAAtggtgcaatttttttaaaaaaattaagtctaCTCAAAATAACACAATGAGCAAGTTTTTGAGTTCTTCAGAACTATTCATCAGACGGGGTGTTCCAAGACacatggtgtggggggggggagggaataatagtttaatttttgattttaagtaatagtttctAATGTTTTTCTTACATttaattttgtaagctgccttgggcaggTTTCTTGGAGAGCCAGCACATTCCCCCACTAGATAAATAGATAAATCTTTCAGGTCTTGATCTCAAGGCCTATGTAGAAGAGGTTACTTGGACATTCAGACAATGCTTGTCCTTCTGCAGGAAGGAAATGCATTGGGACAATGTCTCCGCCTGCTATGCGTTCAGTTGCCATGTGCTTTGGTTCTGATCCttgcaagggaaaaaaaaacccaagtcagAATCCAGCCAGCATTAACTGCAAAAATATGTGTCCTCTTCAAGGAAGATGTTGCAATAACTCATTTAATAGGAGGGAGAAAGTTGTTAAGTTGTTAATTGAGGGAATAAGTTATTCCCTCAACTGCAGGGAAGGAGGATGGAGTGGCAGACAACATTTG
It encodes the following:
- the PRSS54 gene encoding inactive serine protease 54 produces the protein MNDGTLKTVILGHHHVGGGLLLLCLSILPSSLTGADCGSQIVALPNSKQEFVAAGEFPWVVSLRDLHNKHIAIGCILSEYWIVSVASSFQNRSQIFAMADVTDLKSDKSITFPISTVFFHKDFDEITLAHNIVLLKTANSLEFSETIQPICFLHQDFPASALMNCVVAGWLNPHSGRGSLRKLSMDDVDPCPLQRTMSTECSSHREGDNAAGCLGDPGNPIMCQAKETGHWVLKGVLTEGGARCYGPFLYTRLSYYSDWIVITTAKGRAPISPSLGSRHLAIWTLTEEPRGAPEPILASRVLNFSDASEDLPLSADAELQQGSTELFLNGSAKSQGRSEPIYYDYYNGELLPISTAKKGQPQGLIAVSLLLHLLGCSITA